The nucleotide sequence AATCGATGCTTTCAGATTTTTTCGAAATTTATCAAAAAATTCAATTTTACAAAATTCATAGAAGTTTAACTTTGAATATTGATGTGCATGAGGGTAAAAAATCTTTTTCGCAATTAGTTATTAGATATGATGTTTCGCCAGAAGGTGCAATTGCAAATCAAGTGCTTAAAGAGCGTGAATTTAGCGATAAAGAGCATGCTGATTTTAGAAAATTATATGGGAAAAAAGATATAAATGATAGAGGTAGCAACGTGGATAGGTTTTTAAGAGGTCTTATTTCACAGATGAGCGAGCCTATTAGTTAAATTAATAATGTAAAAATAAAAAGATTTAGGAGCGAATTAATTCGCTCCTTTTTTATGAAATTTGTATGCTCTTTAAAAATAAATATTGATCATAAAATTTATAAAGGAGTTAAATGTTTGTAGATTCACATTGCCAGTTAAATATGATGGTTAGCAAGAAAATTAATGAAATTCTAAATGCAGAAGAATTAAGCAAAATTGAAAAAATAGTACAAGATGCTGCTGTTGCTAAGGTTACAAAAATAATAAATATGGGAACTAGTTTAAATGAATCGTTAAATTCGGTAGCTATAGCTATAAAATGTAAAAACGTTTTTGCTGCAGTTGGTATCCATCCTTGTGATTGTGATGAAAATTGGGAACGAGATTTAAATGAAATTGAAAAATTAGTAAAAGAAAAAGATAAAAACAAGATAGTTTCGATTGGTGAAATTGGATTAGATTTTTTTCATAAACCATTTGATGAAAATTTGCAAAAAACAGTTTTTATAGCACAGTTAGAGCTTGCTGCAAGATATGATCTTCCCGTTGAAGTTCATATTCGAAATTCATTGAGTGAAGTTTTAGAAATTTTATTTGAATTTAAAGGAAAGGTGCGCGGAGTTAATCATTGTTTTGTTTATGACAAAAATATAGCAGATAAATTTTTAGATTTAGGATTTTTTTTAGGAATTGGTGGTCCTATTACTTATCCCAAAAATGACAAGCTTCGAGAAGTAGTTAAAAACATTTCACTTGAACATATAATCTTAGAAACGGATGCCCCTTTTTTGCCACCGCAACAGTTTCGGGGAGAACAAAATCATCCCAAATACATTCCGATAATTGCACAAGCAATTGCAGCATTGCGTAATATTTCTATAGAAGATGTTGCGATGATGACATCTGCAAATGTGCAAAAACTATTTGGAGTATAAATTAATGAAATTAAAAAGGGGTGATATTTTCACCCCTTTTATTTTTTAGATATACATTTCATCGGGTATTGGATTAGTAAAAGGAGCTTTAAATTCTTTTACCGTAAGCATTCCAAGATAATAAATTGCAAGAAAGTTTTCTTTTTCTTTTGCCAAAGGATAAAAAATTTCGAAAGCTTTTAAATATTTACCAAGATTAAAAAGTTTAACGCCTTCTGCTAATAATTCTTTTTCTTCATCTGTCATCTTTATAATTGATTCTTCAGCAGATTGAGCTACTAACATTTTAGCCTGCTGACTTTCTTGTTCTAATTCAGCAGATTTTTGTCTTGTTATCGGTCGGTCGAATGCATCACTTCGAGCATGCCTTTTTCCAGCATATGATTGTGAGATTGTTCAGAGTAAGATAATGCAAATTGCCCCATATAAAATATTTGCATTCATTAGACTTTCCTCCCCCAATAATTAGTTATACAAACAATTACATTTATT is from Candidatus Dependentiae bacterium and encodes:
- a CDS encoding TatD family deoxyribonuclease, which codes for MFVDSHCQLNMMVSKKINEILNAEELSKIEKIVQDAAVAKVTKIINMGTSLNESLNSVAIAIKCKNVFAAVGIHPCDCDENWERDLNEIEKLVKEKDKNKIVSIGEIGLDFFHKPFDENLQKTVFIAQLELAARYDLPVEVHIRNSLSEVLEILFEFKGKVRGVNHCFVYDKNIADKFLDLGFFLGIGGPITYPKNDKLREVVKNISLEHIILETDAPFLPPQQFRGEQNHPKYIPIIAQAIAALRNISIEDVAMMTSANVQKLFGV